A region of the Stieleria neptunia genome:
TTTCGTTCCCGCTGACCTTATCCGCCAGCGGCGTGGCGGCTTTTTCCAGGTAGGCGGTCAGGGCTTCGTTCTTTTTGCTGGCGGTGTCATCGCCCGCGGCGGCAGTCGCTTGGCCGGCGCGACGCTTTCGCATCATGTCCAAACGCGCTTCGGCGCGAGGCTTGTCGTCGCCGGAGACACGTGCCAAAACGAACCACATGCCCACGGTCACGAACAGAAAGATCGCACCGGCGGTGACGTAGACGGGGTTGAGCGAAAGGGCTAGCAGAAGGGTCATCGTAAGGATCCGGTTGGCCGGTAAAAGACGGGTCTGACGGTGAAGGGTGGGATTCGGGTTAGACTTTGATCGTGATGATCTTTTTGATCACCAGTGCACCGATAATCTGGGAGATCAATCCGAAGCCGAGCATGTACTGACCGATTTCATCGTTGAACAACATCATCACGTATTCTTTGTTCAAATACAGCATCACGAAGAACAGCACCGGTGGCAGGGCCAGCAGGACGGCACCACTCATTCGACCTTCCCCGGTCAAGGCTTGGATCTGGCCGAGGATCTGCAGTCGTTCGCGAATCAGGTGTCCGATCTTGTCCAAGATCTCAGCCAGGTCACCACCGGTTTGTCGCTGCAGCACGACGGCGGTGGCGAAGAATCGAAGGTCCATGTTGGGGACCCGATCGGCCATGTCTTCGATCGCTTCATCGAGCGGGATGCCGAGGTTCTGTTCTTCGAAGGCGCGTCCGAATTCGCGTGCCAACGGGTCTTCCATTTCTTTGGACACCAAACCGAAACCGGCATTGAGCGAGTGGCCGGCACGCAGCGATCGACCGAGCAGTTCGAGGGCTTCGGGCATCTGGTTGCCGAACTTGGAAAGCCGACGTTTTCGTTTGACCATCAGCCACCCGACCGGCACGAGCGCGAAGACGGGGCCGACAAAGATGGCCAATAACTTGAAGGGACTGGCGATGCAGAGTGCGACGCCGGCACCGAAGGCGCCCAGGCAGATCATGGCGAATTGTGCCGGTGGCATTCGCACGTCGGCCTGGTCCAGATACTCACCCAGACCGGGCAGGCTTTTCATGATGCTGCCGATCAGTCCGGAGGCGTCTTCAAAGCCGCCTTCCATCAGCAACGAACCCGACTCTTCGGCTTGTTTGCCGCCGCTGACGCGACGCCGCGAAGCGATTTGCGCGAGCCGGTCTTCGGTCGCGGTATTGTCACCGCCGGGAACAAGCATGTTGGCAGCAAGTGCCACCAGGGAGGCGACAAAGATGCCGACGGCGATGATGATGACGGTACCGGTCATGTCAGATCAGGTCGTTGAGGTTGCGAGGAGTCGTGGAGTCGTGGAGTCGTAATCGGGCTGGGATGCTGGAGAGTTGGGGCGGGTCGCCCTTAGGCTTGCATCATGGTTCGCTCACGGAACGCGCTGGAGGGCAACCGCACGCCGGCGGATTCCAGTTTGTCCATGAACGTGGGCCGGACACCGGAACATTCGAAGGTTCCGTACGCCTTGCCGTCTTCCCCGATGCCTTTTTGTTCGAACTTGTAAATGTCTTGCAGCACGATCGTGTCTTGTTCCATCCCGACCACTTCGGTGATGGCGGTGACCCGTCGGGGGCCGCCCTGCAAGCGGTTGGCTTGGATCAGCACGTCGACCGCACCGGCGATCTGTTGCCGGATCGCTTTGACGGGCAATTCGAAGCCGGCCATCATGACCATCGTTTCCAGACGGGCGATGGCGTCGCGTGGGGTGTTGGCGTGAAGCGTGGTCAACGAACCGTCGTGACCGGTGTTCATCGCCTGCAACATGTCCAGTGTTTCACCGCCACGACATTCCCCGATGATGATCCGTTCGGGACGCATCCGCAGGGCGTTCTTGACCAGGTCGGTGGCGCTGACGGCACCGTTGCCTTCGATGTTGGGCGGACGGGTTTCCAGCCGCACGACATGGTCTTGTTGCAGTTGCAATTCCGCCGCGTCTTCGATCGTCACGATCCGGTCGCTGTGACCGATGAAGGACGAAAGCGTGTTGAGCAGTGTGGTTTTACCCGAACCGGTACCGCCGGCGATGATGCAATTGAGTCGGGCTTTGATGCAACCTTCGAGCAGCATCACCATTTCCGGGGTGAAGGCTTTGTAGTTGAGCAGGTCTTCCAGCTTCAACGGGTTGCTGCCGA
Encoded here:
- a CDS encoding CpaF family protein, with product MATRSMPGKADSRQDQFEEIKTRIHGKLVDKLDLSRVGDMKGDALRREIRVVIEHLCDADDALLNRQERERIVDEVLDETFGLGPLELILKDPKVSDILINGPKSIYVEKGGQMQKTDVEFRDGKHLLQIIDRIVSKVGRRVDETCPMVDARLEDGSRVNAIIPPLALDGAAVSIRRFGSNPLKLEDLLNYKAFTPEMVMLLEGCIKARLNCIIAGGTGSGKTTLLNTLSSFIGHSDRIVTIEDAAELQLQQDHVVRLETRPPNIEGNGAVSATDLVKNALRMRPERIIIGECRGGETLDMLQAMNTGHDGSLTTLHANTPRDAIARLETMVMMAGFELPVKAIRQQIAGAVDVLIQANRLQGGPRRVTAITEVVGMEQDTIVLQDIYKFEQKGIGEDGKAYGTFECSGVRPTFMDKLESAGVRLPSSAFRERTMMQA
- a CDS encoding type II secretion system F family protein; its protein translation is MTGTVIIIAVGIFVASLVALAANMLVPGGDNTATEDRLAQIASRRRVSGGKQAEESGSLLMEGGFEDASGLIGSIMKSLPGLGEYLDQADVRMPPAQFAMICLGAFGAGVALCIASPFKLLAIFVGPVFALVPVGWLMVKRKRRLSKFGNQMPEALELLGRSLRAGHSLNAGFGLVSKEMEDPLAREFGRAFEEQNLGIPLDEAIEDMADRVPNMDLRFFATAVVLQRQTGGDLAEILDKIGHLIRERLQILGQIQALTGEGRMSGAVLLALPPVLFFVMLYLNKEYVMMLFNDEIGQYMLGFGLISQIIGALVIKKIITIKV